The following proteins are encoded in a genomic region of Corylus avellana chromosome ca4, CavTom2PMs-1.0:
- the LOC132178845 gene encoding AT-hook motif nuclear-localized protein 20-like, producing the protein MDPAANSSVLSKRHSEISMNESSGDEDRDNGDEPKEGAVEVGTRRPRGRPPGSKNKQKPPIFVTRDSPNVLKSHVMEVAGNADIAESIAQFARRRQRGVCVLSGSGSVANVTLRQPAAPGAVVALHGRFEILSLTGAFLPGPAPPGSTGLTVYLAGGQGQVVGGSVVGSLVAAGPVMVMAATFANATYERLPLEDDDEAAGSAGRQATTTAGTSPPAIGSSGGGHQLPPAGLPDPPSLPVYNMTPNLLPNGGQLGHDAYAWAHAHARPPY; encoded by the coding sequence ATGGACCCGGCAGCGAATTCTTCAGTGCTAAGCAAACGCCACAGCGAGATTTCCATGAACGAAAGCAGCGGCGACGAAGATAGAGACAACGGAGACGAGCCTAAAGAGGGCGCGGTTGAGGTCGGCACTCGCAGACCACGTGGCCGCCCTCCCGGatctaaaaacaaacaaaaaccacCCATCTTTGTGACCCGAGACAGCCCGAACGTGCTCAAGAGCCACGTCATGGAGGTGGCTGGTAATGCTGATATAGCAGAAAGCATCGCCCAATTCGCCAGGAGGCGTCAACGAGGCGTTTGCGTGCTTAGCGGGAGCGGCTCTGTGGCCAATGTGACCCTCAGACAACCTGCGGCTCCTGGCGCTGTCGTAGCACTTCACGGCAGGTTTGAGATTCTGTCTCTGACCGGTGCCTTCCTTCCTGGGCCGGCCCCTCCTGGCTCCACCGGCCTCACTGTGTATCTTGCAGGCGGGCAGGGTCAGGTTGTGGGGGGAAGCGTTGTAGGGTCACTTGTTGCGGCGGGACCCGTCATGGTCATGGCCGCAACTTTTGCTAATGCAACATATGAGAGATTGCCTCTTGAAGATGATGACGAGGCAGCAGGCAGCGCTGGGCGTCAGGCCACCACCACTGCCGGAACTTCCCCGCCCGCAATTGGAAGCAGCGGCGGGGGACACCAGCTGCCACCTGCTGGGCTGCCGGATCCCCCATCGCTTCCTGTTTATAATATGACACCAAATCTACTCCCCAACGGGGGGCAGTTGGGGCATGATGCTTATGCTTGGGCTCATGCTCATGCGCGACCTCCTTACTAG